TTCAACTACAGGCTCTTCATTTGCTGGTTTAGCTATAATTGTTCCTGTACAAGCTAGCATTGTTAATAGTAATATGACTGTATTGTTTATCTTTTTCATAGGTAAATATTAGCACCAAAAAAAAAATCTGTATATGAATTGGTACTAATATTTAGTAATTATTACTAAATTGTAATAATTGTATATAGTAAAATAGCAAAATAATGGAGAGTACAGTGAATAGTAATATAGTTAAAATAGGCCTAGCTATAATTGTTAATTTAATACCCCTTGTTTATTCAGGGTATTTATACATTAAATTGCAAAGATTGATTAAAACATCAACTGTAGAAGAGATGGAAGAGAATGATCAATATATAGGACGACTTAGAAAGAGTATGACAATGTTTTTTCTAATAGGTGTATTTTTAACCTATCAGAACTACAAGATAAACTTCTCTTAACCCCTATGTTTTATTAGTATTTTGTCTATTCCTAGACCTTCTAATTTTTTTACAATCTCATAACTTTTGCTTATAGGTACGTTAGGTATCATAACCCTCATGATCCCTGTATTGCTCATGGACGTTTTAGGCTCAAAGCCTGCACTTTTTAACTTTTTTTTCATTGCCGTTGCGTAGGTGAAATTAGAGTAAGCTGCAACTTGAATATCCATAACCTGGGCAGTTTTTGGCATTTTTATAACTTTTAATACTATTTTTGCTGTACCAGTTTTTACCATGTCTATATCTTCTGCCGCTTTTTGTGACAGGTCAATAATTCTTCCCTTAATGAATGGGCCTCTATCATTTATTCGTACAGTAGTCTTTTTTCCGTTATCTAGGTTTGTAACTTCAACAATAGTATTAAAAGGTAGGGTCTTATGGGCAGCTGTATACAGCATAGTATCAAATATTTCTCCATTAGCAGTCTGTCTACCTATAAACTTACCTCCATACCAAGAGGCTTCTCCTTTTAATTCATGGCTATATATTAAAACAGGTAAAATTATTAAAAATGCAAATAAAAATCTTTTCATGTAAGAAATATCGACTAAAAAGGGTTAATCCTTAATGAAAACTAATATATAATGTTCCACTATGAATAACAGACCTAAATCAACACACTGGGCGGATTTAACCGCTGATAAGATTATCAGAGAAAAAGGGGATAAAGAGGTATATACATGTGCCTCTGGTATTACCCCTTCAGGGACAGTTCATGTAGGTAACTTTAGAGAGATAATCTCGGTAGACCTAACTGTTAGAGCATTAAGGGATATGGGTAAAAATGTAAGGTTTATCTACTCTTGGGATGATTATGATGTATTTAGAAAGGTTCCTAAGGATATGCCTAAACAGGAAGAGATGGCCACTTTTTTAAGAAAGCCAATAGTTCTTGCCCCGGATTTTATAGATGGGGAAGAGAGTTATGCCCGAGCTAACGAAAAGCGATTAGAGAAGTTATTGCCAGAAGTTGGAATATTTCCTGAATATATATATCAAGCTACAAAATACCGAAATAGTGAATACGCTGATCAGATGAAGATTGCCTTAGAGCATAGAGATGTTATACGACGGGAGTTAAATGATAGTAGAACTTCAGACTTACCAGATGACTGGTGGCCTGTATCCGTTTTTTGTTCTAAGTGTGATAAAGACACTACTAAAGTCCTTGACTGGGATGGTGAATATGGTGTCCACTACTCTTGTGATTGTGGAAATGATGAAACTGTTGATATGAAAACAACACCTTGGGTTAAGCTTCCTTGGAGAATTGACTGGCCAATGCGTTGGGCATATGAAGGTGTTGATTTTGAGCCAGCTGGTAAAGATCATCACTCCGATGGAGGAAGTTTCGATACTGCA
Above is a genomic segment from Thiospirochaeta perfilievii containing:
- a CDS encoding septal ring lytic transglycosylase RlpA family protein; translation: MKRFLFAFLIILPVLIYSHELKGEASWYGGKFIGRQTANGEIFDTMLYTAAHKTLPFNTIVEVTNLDNGKKTTVRINDRGPFIKGRIIDLSQKAAEDIDMVKTGTAKIVLKVIKMPKTAQVMDIQVAAYSNFTYATAMKKKLKSAGFEPKTSMSNTGIMRVMIPNVPISKSYEIVKKLEGLGIDKILIKHRG